One part of the Candidatus Poribacteria bacterium genome encodes these proteins:
- a CDS encoding Gfo/Idh/MocA family oxidoreductase: MKTYRIGILGCRGRGTAAARAYHAHPRTEIVGLCDLIQERLDTLGEEVNVTARFTDLDEMIRQTQPDIVAIPTGTEFHYDLCMRVLEHGVHIEVEKPMCVDLVQADAVIAKAKEKGVQIAVHHQGRVGAPMQALSRAFDAGKIGALRYMYGSGKGYYGGYGLMNIGTHMLNNMLHFGKRCQSIVAHLTTGGKPILPTDVVPSPSGMGTIAGEYITATLQYEGNVTGTLLQHRFDKMDTNGYIMELYGTEGRLFWGLGGAWWLPTPHYVPDGTHDQWEALELIYPDHYDSEGSASEADYWFVEDYVNALDEGRAHTCSGTEGRHIIEMMMGIFESAAYGTSVDLPQSDRRHPLLRWREEAGLDSPAEMPRAYWDWLTLESERIN; the protein is encoded by the coding sequence ATGAAGACATATCGGATCGGAATTTTGGGATGTAGAGGGCGCGGGACGGCAGCAGCACGGGCATATCATGCGCATCCACGGACCGAGATTGTTGGACTCTGTGATCTGATTCAGGAGCGTCTCGATACGCTCGGTGAAGAGGTCAACGTCACCGCACGGTTTACCGATTTAGATGAGATGATTCGGCAGACCCAACCCGACATCGTTGCGATTCCCACCGGCACGGAATTCCACTATGATCTGTGCATGCGCGTGCTGGAACATGGTGTCCATATTGAGGTCGAAAAGCCGATGTGTGTAGATCTCGTACAGGCGGATGCCGTTATTGCCAAAGCGAAGGAAAAAGGCGTGCAGATCGCCGTCCACCATCAAGGTAGAGTCGGTGCCCCTATGCAAGCGCTCTCACGAGCCTTTGATGCGGGCAAGATCGGTGCGTTGCGCTATATGTACGGCAGTGGGAAAGGCTACTACGGCGGCTACGGCTTGATGAACATCGGCACCCACATGCTCAACAACATGCTCCACTTCGGGAAACGTTGCCAGAGTATTGTGGCACACCTGACGACGGGCGGAAAACCGATTCTGCCGACAGACGTTGTGCCGTCGCCGAGTGGTATGGGGACAATCGCGGGCGAATATATCACGGCGACACTGCAGTATGAGGGCAATGTCACGGGTACCCTGCTCCAACACCGCTTTGACAAAATGGATACCAATGGGTATATTATGGAGCTTTACGGCACTGAAGGGAGGCTCTTCTGGGGACTCGGTGGCGCCTGGTGGCTACCGACACCGCACTATGTTCCTGACGGCACACACGACCAGTGGGAAGCGTTGGAACTTATCTATCCTGATCACTACGACTCTGAAGGTAGCGCGTCGGAAGCGGATTACTGGTTTGTGGAGGATTACGTCAATGCTTTAGATGAGGGCCGAGCCCATACATGCAGCGGGACCGAGGGACGACACATCATTGAGATGATGATGGGTATCTTTGAGTCAGCGGCTTACGGCACGAGCGTTGACCTTCCGCAATCCGATCGGCGACATCCCTTGTTACGCTGGCGTGAGGAAGCGGGGTTGGATTCACCTGCGGAGATGCCGAGAGCGTATTGGGATTGGCTCACGTTGGAATCCGAACGGATTAACTAA
- a CDS encoding Gfo/Idh/MocA family oxidoreductase yields MATLRWGILGCGDVAEYKGGPPLYTVDDSELIAVMRRDHAKAESFAERHGAKRFYTDIDALLADDELNAIYIATHPYLHCEQTLRVAAAGKHVLCEKPMAMTVEECQRMVDACHAAGVTLMLAYYRNFYPNIVKMKALMAEGVIGDVVLARINHTGFYDPNRHDLHKWRVDPKVSGGGVLMDLGSHRISLLQYLMGEVESVQGYAETVHLDIAVDDSTAFTLRFKSGAHAVANINWNVGVSIDDVEVYGTEGALRCSPLNSGNLTLEKSDEQIAMNQTPFPYTHTGLVADFVNHLKTGEPIQFRCTGESGLETNAIIAQIAK; encoded by the coding sequence ATGGCAACGCTCAGATGGGGAATACTCGGTTGTGGAGATGTCGCTGAATATAAGGGCGGACCGCCCCTCTACACCGTCGATGATTCGGAACTCATCGCCGTCATGCGACGGGATCACGCCAAAGCGGAATCCTTCGCCGAGAGACACGGTGCGAAGCGATTCTACACCGATATAGACGCACTCCTTGCAGATGACGAACTCAATGCGATCTACATCGCAACGCACCCCTATCTCCACTGCGAACAGACGCTCCGTGTGGCAGCGGCGGGGAAGCACGTCCTCTGCGAGAAACCGATGGCAATGACGGTTGAAGAGTGCCAACGGATGGTGGATGCCTGCCACGCCGCAGGTGTCACCTTGATGCTCGCCTATTATCGCAACTTCTATCCAAATATCGTGAAGATGAAGGCGTTGATGGCTGAAGGGGTTATCGGTGATGTGGTGCTAGCACGGATTAATCATACCGGTTTCTATGATCCGAATCGGCACGATCTGCACAAGTGGCGGGTGGATCCAAAAGTCAGTGGCGGCGGTGTGCTGATGGATCTCGGGAGCCACCGTATCTCACTCCTTCAGTATCTGATGGGGGAGGTTGAATCCGTGCAAGGCTACGCCGAGACGGTGCATCTGGATATTGCGGTCGATGATTCTACGGCGTTTACGCTCCGTTTCAAGAGCGGCGCGCATGCCGTTGCGAACATCAACTGGAACGTCGGTGTCTCGATTGACGACGTTGAGGTCTACGGCACGGAAGGAGCTTTAAGGTGTTCGCCGTTGAATAGCGGGAACCTGACGCTTGAAAAATCCGATGAGCAGATTGCGATGAATCAAACCCCATTCCCTTACACGCACACGGGGCTTGTGGCGGATTTTGTCAATCACCTCAAGACGGGTGAACCGATCCAATTCCGATGTACGGGTGAATCGGGGTTGGAGACGAATGCAATTATCGCGCAGATAGCGAAATAA
- a CDS encoding LamG domain-containing protein, whose translation MKTRVTGLKLLCVSLMAMSLMFVGTSFAEIDFADCVGMWLFDEGNGKKAGDSSGTGNDGSIEGGAKWVDGKFGKGLSLNGSDAYVEIEHDDSLNVGAEHTIAFWFKLDKPPGGGMAVITKDDWAPGFWWDAGRIRHHTHDPGGTLHFIDAPWKPDTDWHHVAVTWDGDGFGVYIDADQIGEGVTTPNLGRNPLTDKPFLIGIYLATGQHGQWGEFFAGIVDDVAIFKVALDEDDIATLMNDGLATAADIEPSGKLTTTWADIKAD comes from the coding sequence ATGAAAACCAGAGTTACAGGGTTAAAATTGTTATGTGTCAGTTTAATGGCGATGAGCCTAATGTTTGTAGGTACAAGTTTTGCTGAAATTGACTTTGCAGATTGTGTCGGAATGTGGCTCTTTGATGAGGGAAATGGTAAGAAAGCCGGAGATTCCTCCGGGACGGGCAACGACGGCTCGATTGAGGGCGGTGCCAAATGGGTTGATGGTAAGTTTGGCAAAGGTTTGAGTCTTAATGGCTCGGATGCTTATGTGGAGATTGAACACGATGATTCTTTGAATGTGGGTGCCGAACATACGATCGCCTTTTGGTTTAAATTAGATAAGCCTCCCGGTGGCGGTATGGCTGTGATAACGAAAGATGATTGGGCACCCGGATTTTGGTGGGATGCCGGTAGAATCCGACATCACACGCATGACCCCGGCGGCACGCTTCACTTTATAGATGCGCCTTGGAAGCCAGATACAGACTGGCATCACGTTGCTGTTACGTGGGACGGTGACGGGTTCGGCGTATATATAGACGCCGATCAGATCGGTGAAGGGGTAACGACACCAAACTTAGGAAGGAACCCGCTAACCGATAAACCCTTTCTAATCGGTATTTATCTTGCCACTGGGCAACACGGTCAATGGGGTGAGTTCTTCGCCGGAATCGTTGACGACGTTGCCATCTTCAAGGTCGCGTTAGACGAAGATGATATTGCAACCCTCATGAATGACGGATTAGCAACAGCGGCTGATATTGAACCTTCAGGTAAACTCACAACCACCTGGGCTGACATCAAAGCCGATTAA
- a CDS encoding SpoIIE family protein phosphatase, whose translation MRLISLDSASQICYLFSKARLFSDFSDLSSRTDSRAILELNLSPQRPSKYFAALNYHRWFVVSSLTKFAFIPILCLLTLIEPSVAFEQIATYSAADGLVGPIVPVIFQDSRGTLWLGSDRGGVSRFDGKSFVPYKAVPIISEEITVAGVQPGALLGRTRQIAEDKWGHIWFLTRDDSETMGQVSRFDGTSVKRIGTGNFLIVDKAGDVWVSENQWLTKYVTPGVQKPPEAHQHEIGSEDPRQSTETLTINVIFESEDSTLWLAGSEGTQEKKAVILSFRETRRPDEKPSGSDDPNAKTRRPQLKTGFTRYNPPNAAINIAAVTEDTSGNLWFGGYNLLLKFDGQTFQQILPLRSAQTGSGRYRPPRQAAFQNDTKGRLWFSDGRITRWWDGSQLQTPRHMRGILEIEDARGNFWFTNASGEAEKYDATFKSIPYSVNNALDIDRIRTILEAINGDLWFGHDNGVTVFNPSPAIQNHGTGISRRIRGKSPFALWTDIVKIFEVGKYIWFINKPVYGENATRYTFFRYGDKSFDQVSIFIKPQTGRPRRLSDRHPNLFVTEGEHRWLAFGGHLFKADAAGLLWFTNRFQRIPFQTTLEIDHADSRINTLHTDAEKLWVLYENGRVQSYPKKIGPSTSIDIEPETLPYLIKVTKMFEMPSGAKWFFNAVTGKLIRWNVSDPTTPIVLNGHSRAAPLGAWQHPTAKKEEITFLFPDALKKYRDQELITAEDIELASENVSLMTREGVLWLATSQGAVRYDGNELTAYTTKNTSQHSRKQGFLVDNVQDVMEDSSGSIWFATKGGGTVRYDGKTFDTLTTKDGLAHNNISKIYESSDKDIWFASQGGVTQYTPTRGGLPFYRLTALRTDKTYTALSSPIHLPARGNKHIIFYVRGISPLRERLSYEFKIIGLDSPGWTRLSAEVFSLLPTGSGASSDKWFPASGLETQQATHNNGVQQGFQHQDGVLCIRYTGLKAGTYSFIVKAFREDWPYTHPPAVVDFSIPSPFWTQWRTHLPTLIFTIIVLALVGRLIISRRHTAQLRNEMLQREAAEIQRIRAELDEAQNIQMGLLPTESPDTKGFDIAGMSVPATQVGGDFYDYLTVENGHTVIAVADAAGKGLRGAMNAVLTNGMLHEVARFRSDADAILTDLNAGLAPRMYGPSFIALNLAILNESEKRVHYANGGQPYPILKRGTEVIEIENSDLPLGGMKSVQYESTAFDLSEGDMLIFHSDGLIEALNPDEEMYGAERLIELVSQIPNEYTAEEVIQHIVEDVNRFVEDAEQYDDLTVVVIKRTSAAA comes from the coding sequence ATGCGTTTGATTTCTCTTGACTCTGCTTCCCAAATCTGTTATCTTTTTAGCAAAGCAAGGTTATTTTCAGATTTTTCTGATTTATCCTCGCGCACCGATTCAAGGGCTATTCTCGAACTCAATCTTTCTCCACAAAGACCTTCCAAGTACTTCGCGGCTTTGAACTATCACAGGTGGTTTGTAGTGAGTAGCTTAACAAAATTCGCATTCATCCCAATTCTATGCCTCCTCACTCTCATCGAACCTTCTGTTGCCTTCGAGCAGATAGCAACCTACTCGGCTGCTGATGGTCTTGTGGGTCCGATAGTCCCAGTTATCTTTCAAGACAGCCGAGGCACGCTTTGGTTGGGTTCTGATAGAGGCGGTGTCAGCCGGTTTGATGGCAAATCTTTCGTGCCTTATAAGGCTGTCCCAATCATTTCGGAGGAGATAACAGTCGCGGGTGTCCAACCAGGGGCACTGCTCGGACGCACGCGACAAATTGCTGAAGATAAGTGGGGACACATCTGGTTCCTTACCCGAGATGATTCAGAAACAATGGGTCAGGTCAGCCGTTTTGACGGCACTTCGGTCAAACGGATCGGAACTGGAAACTTCCTAATTGTTGACAAGGCGGGCGACGTGTGGGTAAGTGAAAACCAGTGGTTAACGAAATATGTTACCCCAGGGGTCCAAAAACCGCCAGAGGCACATCAGCACGAGATTGGAAGCGAAGATCCACGCCAGTCAACGGAAACATTGACAATAAACGTCATCTTCGAAAGCGAAGATAGTACCCTCTGGCTCGCCGGTAGTGAAGGCACACAGGAAAAAAAGGCTGTAATTCTGAGTTTTCGTGAGACGCGTCGGCCAGACGAGAAACCCAGCGGGAGTGATGACCCAAACGCTAAAACACGGCGTCCCCAACTGAAGACTGGATTCACGCGTTACAATCCCCCTAACGCCGCGATTAACATTGCGGCGGTAACGGAGGACACCTCCGGGAATCTTTGGTTCGGTGGCTATAATCTCCTCCTAAAGTTCGATGGGCAAACCTTTCAGCAGATTCTACCGCTACGTTCAGCACAGACCGGTTCTGGGCGGTATAGACCGCCGAGGCAAGCCGCATTCCAAAATGACACGAAAGGACGACTCTGGTTTAGCGATGGGCGCATTACAAGATGGTGGGACGGTTCACAACTACAGACTCCCAGACACATGCGAGGGATTCTTGAAATTGAGGACGCCCGGGGAAATTTTTGGTTTACGAACGCAAGCGGTGAGGCGGAAAAATACGACGCGACTTTTAAGTCAATCCCTTATAGTGTCAATAATGCGCTTGATATTGACCGAATTCGGACGATTCTTGAAGCAATTAACGGTGATTTGTGGTTCGGACATGACAACGGTGTGACAGTCTTCAACCCAAGCCCTGCCATCCAAAATCACGGTACTGGAATCAGTCGTAGAATTAGAGGGAAGTCACCCTTCGCACTTTGGACAGATATTGTTAAAATATTTGAAGTCGGCAAATATATCTGGTTCATCAATAAACCGGTATATGGTGAAAACGCGACGCGATATACGTTCTTCCGCTACGGCGACAAGTCCTTCGATCAAGTTTCTATCTTTATCAAACCCCAAACCGGACGCCCCAGGAGACTTTCTGATAGGCACCCGAATCTATTTGTCACCGAAGGGGAACACCGATGGTTGGCTTTTGGTGGACACCTTTTCAAAGCGGACGCAGCAGGATTGTTATGGTTTACAAACCGATTCCAGAGAATCCCTTTTCAAACAACCTTGGAAATCGATCATGCCGACTCCCGTATAAATACCTTGCACACGGATGCCGAAAAATTATGGGTACTTTATGAGAACGGAAGAGTGCAATCCTATCCAAAAAAGATTGGACCCTCAACGTCTATAGATATTGAGCCTGAGACACTTCCCTATCTGATTAAAGTAACAAAGATGTTCGAAATGCCATCGGGTGCCAAATGGTTTTTCAATGCTGTGACGGGAAAGTTAATCCGCTGGAATGTCTCTGATCCGACCACACCGATTGTGCTTAACGGGCATTCCCGTGCCGCCCCACTCGGTGCGTGGCAGCACCCAACAGCAAAGAAGGAGGAAATTACGTTTCTCTTTCCGGACGCTCTCAAGAAATATCGGGACCAAGAACTCATCACAGCTGAAGACATTGAACTCGCTTCAGAAAACGTGTCCTTAATGACGCGCGAAGGTGTCCTCTGGCTCGCGACCTCTCAGGGTGCCGTTCGTTACGATGGAAATGAACTCACAGCGTATACAACCAAAAATACATCTCAGCATTCGAGAAAACAGGGATTCCTCGTCGACAATGTGCAGGATGTCATGGAGGATAGTAGCGGCAGTATATGGTTCGCAACAAAGGGCGGCGGTACCGTCCGATACGATGGTAAAACCTTTGATACGCTCACCACAAAAGACGGTCTGGCACATAACAATATCTCGAAAATTTATGAATCCTCCGACAAAGATATTTGGTTTGCAAGCCAAGGCGGCGTTACACAATACACTCCAACGCGCGGGGGACTCCCATTCTATCGACTCACTGCTCTAAGGACCGATAAAACCTATACCGCACTCTCATCGCCTATTCATTTACCCGCACGTGGCAACAAACACATCATCTTCTATGTGCGCGGCATCAGTCCGCTCCGAGAACGGCTCTCCTATGAATTTAAAATTATCGGGTTGGATAGCCCTGGATGGACAAGGCTTTCAGCGGAGGTGTTCTCACTTTTGCCCACCGGTTCCGGTGCCTCATCCGACAAATGGTTCCCCGCATCCGGATTGGAAACGCAACAAGCCACGCATAATAACGGTGTTCAGCAGGGATTTCAACACCAAGATGGCGTTTTATGCATACGATATACGGGTCTTAAAGCCGGCACCTATAGCTTCATCGTTAAGGCTTTTCGCGAAGACTGGCCCTACACGCATCCACCTGCTGTGGTCGACTTTAGTATCCCATCACCGTTCTGGACACAGTGGCGCACCCATCTCCCCACGCTTATCTTCACGATCATTGTCCTTGCGCTCGTCGGCCGCTTGATCATCAGCCGGAGGCACACCGCCCAACTTCGCAATGAAATGTTGCAAAGGGAGGCAGCGGAGATACAGCGAATCCGTGCCGAACTCGACGAGGCACAAAATATTCAAATGGGGCTACTCCCCACGGAATCCCCCGATACAAAAGGATTTGATATTGCCGGGATGTCGGTCCCAGCAACGCAGGTGGGCGGCGATTTTTACGATTACCTGACCGTTGAAAATGGACATACCGTTATTGCAGTCGCAGATGCGGCAGGCAAAGGATTACGCGGGGCAATGAACGCCGTGCTCACGAACGGAATGCTGCACGAAGTTGCCAGATTTAGATCCGACGCCGACGCGATCCTCACCGACCTCAATGCTGGGTTAGCACCTCGGATGTACGGTCCCAGTTTTATTGCGCTTAACCTGGCAATTCTGAACGAATCCGAGAAACGGGTCCACTACGCCAACGGCGGGCAACCCTACCCAATCCTCAAAAGGGGCACTGAAGTTATTGAAATTGAAAATAGTGACCTGCCCCTCGGTGGCATGAAAAGCGTTCAATATGAATCTACCGCTTTCGATTTATCTGAAGGTGATATGCTGATCTTCCATTCCGACGGTCTCATCGAAGCCCTCAACCCCGATGAAGAAATGTACGGAGCCGAACGTTTAATAGAATTGGTTTCCCAGATACCAAACGAATACACCGCTGAGGAAGTTATCCAACACATCGTCGAAGACGTGAATAGATTCGTTGAGGACGCGGAACAGTATGATGATTTAACGGTTGTGGTCATCAAACGCACCTCTGCCGCTGCGTAA
- a CDS encoding DUF58 domain-containing protein, whose product MQTSHKYLDPVALSRIGGMELVARLVVEGFVTGLHKSPYQGFSVEFAEHRQYMPGDEIRYIDWKVYGKSDRYYVKKFEEETNLRAYVLLDTSASMNYKHAAEGLTKFEYGCYLAATLTYLMLKQRDSVGLALFDTDITQYIPPRGAATHLRAIMSALENATPGQETELSSLFHELAKRIVRRGLVIVISDLLDEPAQVISALKHLRHQKHEVIVFHLLDPAELTFPYTGSVVFRDMETGQTLSTQADTLKADYLEKLNQFIQSYRRGCGASQIDYVQLDTATPFDYALSEYLSRRK is encoded by the coding sequence ATGCAAACATCTCATAAATACTTAGACCCAGTTGCCCTCTCTCGAATTGGCGGTATGGAACTCGTCGCGCGGCTCGTCGTTGAGGGATTTGTTACTGGGTTGCACAAAAGTCCGTACCAAGGGTTCAGCGTGGAATTCGCCGAACACCGGCAGTATATGCCCGGCGATGAGATCCGTTATATCGACTGGAAAGTCTATGGAAAATCGGATCGGTATTACGTCAAGAAGTTTGAAGAGGAGACGAATCTGCGCGCATATGTCCTTCTGGATACGAGTGCATCGATGAACTATAAGCACGCAGCGGAAGGATTGACGAAGTTTGAATACGGGTGTTATCTCGCGGCGACGCTCACCTATCTTATGCTGAAGCAACGCGACTCTGTCGGGTTGGCACTCTTCGACACGGACATTACGCAATACATTCCACCGAGGGGTGCCGCAACGCATCTACGAGCGATTATGTCGGCTTTGGAGAACGCTACGCCCGGTCAGGAGACCGAGTTGAGCAGCCTCTTCCATGAACTCGCCAAACGGATTGTGAGACGCGGTTTGGTGATTGTCATCTCCGATCTACTTGACGAACCCGCACAGGTCATCTCAGCCCTGAAACACCTCCGCCATCAGAAACATGAGGTTATCGTTTTCCACTTACTTGATCCCGCCGAACTTACCTTCCCTTATACCGGTTCTGTCGTCTTTCGGGACATGGAAACGGGGCAGACGCTTTCAACGCAGGCGGATACCCTGAAAGCAGATTATCTTGAAAAATTGAATCAGTTCATTCAGAGTTACCGTCGCGGGTGCGGCGCGAGTCAGATCGATTACGTTCAGCTGGATACCGCGACGCCGTTTGACTATGCACTGTCTGAGTACCTGTCCCGTCGAAAATAG